The nucleotide sequence TGCGACCGCACCTGCATCTGCACCCGCTTCTGCTCCGGCGGTGCCGGTGTCACCCGCGCTTCCTCCCCCGCCGCAGGCGGTCAGGAGCACGGCAAGGATGTTCGCAAGCGCGAGCAGTCGGCAGGGATTTCGGAGCATGCGTTCTCCTGGAAAGGCTGGTCGAGAGAGATCGGGATCGAGAACTCAAGGCCAGCTTATTCCATCGGACGCGTGCGTGGGGGCGCCGTCATCCCCTGCCTACAAGCGCATGCGGCATGTGCCGGTGCCGTCCCACCCGCATTCCCGTGAGGATAGTTCGTCAACGCGACCGTCATCCGACGCAGCCGCCCTTTCCCCCTGCCTCATCAAGGAGCCATCCGTGGATTCGATCAACCGCAACCAGCCCGAAGACAACCATCGCGACGTAAATGGCCAGGAAGCCGTCGAGCGGCTGCGCGGCGTGGTCAAGAAGACGCAGACCTGCTTCTTCTGCACCGCGCACGGCCACGGCCCGTCCGAGGGCACGCGGCCGATGAACGTGCGGCAGGTGGACGACGCCGGCCACCTGTGGTTCCTCAGCGCCGACGACAGCCACAAGAACCTGGAGCTGTCCGAGGACCCGACCGTGCAGCTGTTCTTCCAGGGCTCGGAGCATTCGGACTTCCTGCACCTGACCGGGCGCGCCCGCATCAGCCGCGACCGCGCCAAGCTCGACGAGCTCTGGGAGCCCATCCTCAAGACCTGGTTCACCGAGGGCAAGGACGACCCGCGCATCACCATCATCGAGGTCATCCCCACCAGCGGCTACTACTGGGACCACAAGCACGGCAACATGGTCGCCGGCGTCAAGATGCTGGTGGGCGCCGCCACCGGCAAGACGCTGGACGACTCGATCGAGGGCCGCGTCAGCGTCGCGGCCTGACGGCCGGGGTCCGCCGCCGGCTCATGCCGCCGTGCGGCGCCGGGCCGTCGTGGCGCCCGGCCACTGCGTCCCGCTGAACTCGCTGCGCCGCAGCCCGAACCGGTGCGCCGCGACCTTCAGGTGCAGCTGCATCACCTGCCGCGCGAGCTGGGGATCGCCGATCCGCACCGCCGCGGCGAGATCGCGGTGGTGGTGCAGGCTCTGGACCAGGTCCTGCCGCGTGCTGATGAAGTACGAGCGGATCACGATGGGCATGTCGATCAGGCCGGCCAGCATGGCGCGCAGGCGCGGCGATCCGCTCGCCTCCAGGATGGCCCGATGGAACTGGGCATTGATCTCCTGCAGCTGTCCGGCCATCGAGTCACCCCCCTTCGCGAGGGCCCGCTCCATCCGTGCGTTCAGCTCGTCTAGGCGGTCGGCCAGTGCAGCTCCGCCGCGGCGCGTCGCCAGCTCCGCCGCG is from Ramlibacter tataouinensis TTB310 and encodes:
- a CDS encoding pyridoxamine 5'-phosphate oxidase family protein, whose translation is MDSINRNQPEDNHRDVNGQEAVERLRGVVKKTQTCFFCTAHGHGPSEGTRPMNVRQVDDAGHLWFLSADDSHKNLELSEDPTVQLFFQGSEHSDFLHLTGRARISRDRAKLDELWEPILKTWFTEGKDDPRITIIEVIPTSGYYWDHKHGNMVAGVKMLVGAATGKTLDDSIEGRVSVAA
- a CDS encoding GntR family transcriptional regulator, yielding MAVAAEKAYELLKQRVIAGAYAPGAQLKEEHIARELAISRTPIRAALKRLVQDGLATADAGRGVRVSEWTEFDIQETYELRGLLEGHAAELATRRGGAALADRLDELNARMERALAKGGDSMAGQLQEINAQFHRAILEASGSPRLRAMLAGLIDMPIVIRSYFISTRQDLVQSLHHHRDLAAAVRIGDPQLARQVMQLHLKVAAHRFGLRRSEFSGTQWPGATTARRRTAA